GACTACACGAGCTACTGCCGCGGCGAGTCGACCGGCCTCGCCAAGGCCGAGCTCGAGAAGGTGCAGGCCTGCGAGTACATGCTCCGGATCCTCCCGGAGGACATCGCCAGCATGGACCGGCTCAAGGAGCAGGCCAAGAGCGACGCCGATTCCGTAGCCTCGGTCAAGGCGAACATTTGGCGGATGCGCGCCCAGGCCGAAGCGTCGGTCCAGCAGGCATGGAGTCAGTTCGCGGTGGACTTTTCGCAGCAGCTCTCGACCGCGGCGGTCCAGATCGCGCAGAACGAGCAGACGATCGCCACGGCTCGAGCAGCGGCGGCGCAGCGGCCGGCCGCCCCGGCGGCCGCGGCAGCTCCGTCCGCCCCGGGCCCCGCGCGGCCGCCGTCGGCATCAGCGGCCGGCCCCGCTCACAACACCGCCACGTGCCCCGCCGGGCAGCGTGAGGTCGCGCCCGGGAAATGCGCCTGCCCGAGCGGCTTCCAGTGGAGCGGAAGCGCCTGCATTGAGGTCGCCCTCGCGCCAGAGGCCAAACCGCCACAACCGACTTCGACCTCCGGTCCTTCGGCGTCTTCGCCGCAAGCCCCACAGCCCGCGCAGAGGCAGCCGGACTGCACGGGCATGCAGGGCTGCCTCGAGATCTCTGGGCCGTCCGCGGAAGAGTCGAGCTACTGCAAGGTCAATGAGAGGGGGGAAAAGACCTACCTCCCGTCCGTCAGGAACAAATGCAGCGTGAAGCTCGCGTGCAAGCTGTGCGGTAGCTACCAGAATGGTTTGCGCGACTGCGTCGAGTGGTACTGGGAACCTGGAGTCACCCACGGCGGGTGGGCGAGCCCACTGGTGTGGTGCGACACGACCGCCGTCGTGGCCTGGTGCGTACGCGACGAAGAAATCGAGAATCGCTCGTGCCTGGCGGAGGTCCCCTAAGAACCTGTCAAAGGTAATTGGGTAGTTGGTGTCATCACCCGCAGTACGCATTTACTTGATTGACCCCCATCTCTTCGACTTCCTCGACGGACCGTTGTGGCGGGCGACGGTTCGCTGATCTAGAATCACTGCGGGTGCATCGAATGGATCGGGACCGACGAGATCTCCTGCGGATGCTCGCGTGCGCGGCGGCGGCGTGCCCGATCGCGGCGGCGGCGCGCGCGGCGGCGGAGGAGGGCGGGGAGCCGCACCGGGCGCTCTTCTGGGAGGCCGCGGGCGACGGGAACGTGCGCTGCAAGCTCTGCCCGCGGGAGTGCACGGTCGCCGACGGTCAGCGCGGGACGTGCGGCGTGCGCGAGAACCGCGGCGGCGTCTACTACACGCTCGTGCACTCGCGGCCGTGCTCGATGCACGACGACCCCATCGAGAAGAAGCCGCTGTTCCACTTCCGGCCGGGCACGAACGCGTTCTCGCTCGCCACGGTCGGGTGCAACCTCGAGTGCCGGTTCTGCCAGAACTGGGAGATCAGCCAGGCCTCGCCCGAGGAGGTGCCGAGCGACGACGTGCCGCCCGCGCAGATCGTCCGGCACGCGCAGCGCCTGGGCTCGCGGTCGATCGCGTTCACCTACTCCGAGCCGACCGTCTACAACGAGTACGTCCGCGACGTGTGCGACGCGGCGGCCGGCACCGGGATCGGGCGTGTGGTGATCTCGAACGGCTACATCCAGGCGCAGCCGCTCAAGGAGCTGCTGCCCAAGATCGACGCGATCAAGATCGACTTCAAGGCGTTCAGCGAGTCGTTCTACTCGGACGTCTGCGGGGCGCACCTGCGGCCCGTGCTCGACACGCTCGTCCGCATCCGCGAGGCCGGGAAGTGGCTCGAGCTCGTCATGCTGACGATCCCGACGCTCAACGACGATCCGGCGGAGGTGAAGGCGATGTGCCGGTGGATCGTCCAGAAGCTCGGCCCGGACGTGCCGGTGCACTTCACGCGCTTCCACCCGATGTACAAGCTCATGAACCTCCCCTCGACGCCGGTCGCGACGCTCGAGCGGTCGCGGCGGATCGCGCTCGACGCGGGGATCCGCTTCGCCTACTCGGGGAACGTGCCCGGCCACGAGGGCGAGAACACGACCTGCCCGCAGTGCAAGGAGTTGCTCATCCGCCGCGCGGGCTTCAACGTGGTCGAGAACCGGATCGCGGGCGGCAAGTGCCCGAGGTGCGGGTACGTCGTGCCTGGGGTGTGGAGCTGAGGGTCAGGAGCTGACGGGGTTCGCGGGCTCGTCGCGGCTCACGGTTTGTCGTTGCCGCCGCCCTTGTCCTTGTCGTCGCCGTCGATCCACTTCTGCTTCGCGTCCTTGGCGGCCTTCTTCGCGTCCGCGAGCGCCTTCTTCGCGGCCTCCTCGGCCTCCTTCGCGGCGTCCTTGGCGGAGTCCTCGACCTCCTTCGCCTCGTCCTTCGCGGCCTGCGTCCCTTCCTTGGCGGCCTCGGTGGCGGCCTTCTCGGCCTCCTTCGTGGCGTCCTTGGCGGCCTGCTCGGCGTCCTTCGCGGCCTTCTTGGCGGCGTCGGCGGCGTCCTTCGCGGCCTTCTGCGCCGCGGCCTTGGCCTCCTTGGCCTTCTCCTTCGCGGCCTCGGCGGCCTTCTCGGCGGCTTCCTTGGCCTTCGCGGCTGCTTCCGCGGCGGCTTCCTTCGCCTTCTCGGCGGCCGCAGCGGCCTTCGCCTTCATGTCGGCGAGCGCGTCCTGCCGGGGCGTCCTCGCCGGCGCGGCCGGCGCGGGCTCGGCGGCGGGTGTCGGCGCGACGTCCGGCTGCGGCTGCACCTTCGCGGGCTCCGGCTTCTGATCCTCGACCTCCTGCACGTGGACGACGCAGCCGCTCAACCAGGCGCCGGCCAGGGCCGCGGCGCCGCCTTTCACGATCAGACTCTTCAACGTAATCATCCTTCTCTCCTTCTTCGGTTGATACCGAAAATCCATTTCGCAGATCGATTCTCCAGCGTCCCCAAGAGACTACCGATTCTGACGCCGTACGCCAGACAAAATTCTCCCTGCCCGAAGCGCCGGGCGGCCGGCCCGGACCTGATCTTCCCCATTGTCATGGGTCCCGGTCGTGTGGTGAGGTGTCGGTTGAAACGGGCGGCAGCAGGAGGCGTTCGAGATGAGCGACACGGGAAGAGAGCGGTACAGGCTGAAGCACCAGGTGCGCGTGGTCACGGCGACGAGCCTGTTCGACGGCCACGACGCATCGATCAACATCATGAGGCGGCTCGTCCAGATGGGCGGCGCCGAGGTGATCCACCTCGGGCACAACCGGTCGGTCGCGGAGATCGTCGAGGCGGCGATCGAGGAGGACGCGCAGGCGATCGCCGTGTCGTCGTACCAGGGCGGCCACAACGAGTTCTTCAAGTACATGCGCGACATGCTCGTCGAGCGCGGGGCCGCGCACATCCGGATCTTCGGCGGCGGCGGCGGCGTGATCCGGCCCGACGAGATCGCCGAGCTCGAGGCGTACGGCGTCGAGCGGATCTACGACCCCGAGCACGGGCGCACCATGGGGCTCGAGGGGATGATCGACGACCTGCTCGCGCGGTGCGACTTCCACACCGTCAACGTGCCCGGCTCGGACGACCCGACCGACCGCGGCGCCTCGATCCCGGATCCCGCGAAGGTCACGACCGCGGATCCGGCCGCCGTGGCGCGGCTCATCACGATGACCGAGATGGGGCCGGAGGCGTACAGGCTCGTCGCCGAGGGGATCCGCGCGCGGGCGGCCGCGGCCGAGGCGCCCGTCGTCGGGGTCACGGGCACCGGCGGCGCCGGCAAGAGCTCGCTCCTCGATGAGATCGTGCGGCGCGTGCGGAACGACAACCCGGACAAGTCGATCGCGATCCTCTCCGCCGATCCCTCGAAGCGGCGCACCGGCGGCGCGCTCCTCGGCGACCGCATCCGGATGAACGCGATCCACGGGCCGGGCGTCTACATGCGCTCGCTCGCCACGCGCGGCTCCGGCCACGAGCTCCCGGACACGATCCGGGACGCCATTGACGTCGTGAAGGCCGCGGGGTTCGACCTCGTGCTCGTCGAGACCTCCGGCATCGGCCAGGGCAACACCGAGATCGTCGACATCGCGAACGTGTCCATCTACGTGATGACCTCGGAGTTCGGCGCGCCGACGCAGCTCGAGAAGATCGACATGATCGACTTCGCGGACATCGTCGCGATCAACAAGTTCGAGCGCAAGGGGTCGGAGGACGCGCTGCGCGACGTGCGGCGGCAGATGCGGCGCTCCAAGAACTCCTTCGACGTCCCGCTCGAGGAGCTGCCGATCTTCGGCACGATCGCCTCCAAGTTCAACGACGAGGGGGTGAACGGCCTGTACGCGGGGCTCGTCGAGGCGATCGCGCGCAAGACGAAGGCCGCGTTCGCGTGCCGCCTCCCCGCGGAGCGGATCGCGCGCACCTCGAGCCAGAAGTCGCTCATCCCGGTCGAGCGGATCCGGTACCTCGGCGAGATCGCCGACACGGTCCGCGCGTACAAGGCGTGCGCGCGGGACACCGCGAAGCTCGTCCGCACGCGGCAGCACCTCGCCACCGCGAAGGCGGAGCTCGGTGGCGCGTTCGCCACGCCGATCGACAAGAAGATCGCCGATCTCGAGGGGCGGATCCCGGACGAGGCGCGCGCGCTGCTCGACGGGTGGGGGGGCCTCCAGGCGCGGTACCGCGGGGACGTCTTCAAGTACACGGTGCGCGACAAGGAGTTCAGCGTCGACCTCACGAGCGAGACGCTCGCCGGCACCAAGGTGCCGCGCGTCGTCGTGCCCGATCTCGCGGATCACGGCGACCGGCTCGAGTACCTCATGCTCGAGAACGTGCCGGGCGAGTTCCCGTACACGGCGGGCGTGTTCCCGTTCAGGCGGCAGGGCGAGGATCCGAAGCGGCAGTTCGCGGGCGAGGGCGGGCCGGTCAAGACGAACACGCGCTTCCACTACCTCACGGCCAACGACCCGGCAAAAAGGCTCTCCACGGCGTTCGACTCGGTCACGCTGTACGGCAACGATCCGGACGCGCGGCCCGACATCTACGGCAAGGTCGGCGACTCCGGCGTCTCGATCTGCTCGCTCGACGACATCAAGAAGCTGTACGCCGGGTTCGAGCTGTGCGACCCGAACACGTCGGTCTCGATGACGATCAACGGGCCGGCGCCTATCATGCTCGCGTTCTTCCTGAACTCGGCGATCGACCAGCAGGTCGACGCGTTCACCCGGAAGGAGGGCAGGGCGCCCGGCCCCGACGAGCTCGCGAAGATCCGGGCGTGGACCCTCGCGACCGTGCGCGGGACGGTGCAGGCCGACATCCTCAAGGAAGACCAGGCGCAGAACACGTGCATCTTCTCGACCGAGTTCGCGCTCAAGATGATGGGCGACATCCAGGAGTTCTTCATCCAAAACAACGTCCGCAACTACTACTCCGTGTCGATCTCCGGCTACCACATCGCCGAGGCGGGCGCGAACCCGGTGAGTCAGACCGCGTTCACGCTCGCGAACGGCTTCACCTACGTCGAGTACTACCTGTCGCGCGGCTTCCCGATCGACGCGTTCGCGCCGAACCTGTCGTTCTTTTTCTCCAACGGCATGGACGCGGAGTACACGGTGATAGGGAGGGTGGCGCGCCGCATCTGGGCGATCGCGATGCGCGAGAAGTACGGCGCCAACGACCGCAGCCAGAAGCTCAAGTACCACATCCAGACCTCGGGCCGCTCGCTGCACGCGCAGGAGATCCAGTTCAACGACATCCGCACGACGCTCCAGGCGCTGCTCGCGTTCTACGACAACTGCAACTCGCTCCACACGAACTCCTACGACGAGGCGATCACCACGCCGACCGAGGAGTCGGTGCGCCGGGCGATGGCGATCCAGCTCATCACGCTCAAGGAGTTCGGCCTCTCGAAGAACGAGCACCCGTGGCAGGGGTCCTACGTCGCGGAGGAGCTCACGGAGCTCGTCGAGGAGGCGATCCTGTCCGAGTTCGTGCGCATCTCGGAGCGGGGCGGCGTGCTCGGCGCCATGGAGACGCAGTACCAGCGCGGCAAGATCCAGGACGAGTCGATGCTGTACGAGCACCAGAAGCACACCGGCGAGCTGCCGATCATCGGCGTCAACACGTACCTCGCAGCGGACACCGCGAACCTCATCCCGCGCGACCTCGAGCTGCGCCGCGCGACGGACGAGGAGAAGCACGAGCAGATCGACAACGTGCGCGCGCTCCAGGAGCGCAACGCGGCGAAGATCGCCGAGTCGATGGCGAAGCTCAAGCAGGTCGCGCTCACGGGCGGCAACATCTTCGAGCAGATGATGGAGACCGCGCGCTACGCCTCGATGGGCCAGATCACGACCGCCCTCTACGAGGTCGGCGGGCAGTACCGCAGGAACATGTAGGGGGACCGCCGTTCGCGCGGCGTCCGAGATCGTTCCCGACCATCGCGTTTCCTCTCTGTGTTACTATGGCGTTGTCCGAGGGAGGGCGATATGGACCCGAGACGACTGCTCGCAGAAATCCGCGCCGCGCTCGAGGAGCGCTACGGGCAGCGACTGCACAGAGTCGTGCTGTACGGTTCCCTTGCGCGTGGCGACGAAACGCCCGATAGCGATCTGGATCTTCTCGTCGTGCTGTCCGACTCGGCGGCACAGACGGGAGAAATGAGGAGCGCCGTCAACGCCGTGTACCCCGTTCTGCAGCGGCACTCCGTCTTCCGGCCGCTGCACGTCGTCGTCGCGGCTCGGCAAGACTACGAAGACGGCGGAATTGCGCTTTATAGGAACGTCCACCGCGAGGGGATCGCGGCATGAGCGAAGAGGCCGCCGCCCTCTGGCTTCGGGCCAAGTCCGATCTCGAAGCCGCCAAGGCTCTGTCCGGTCTCGGTTTCTTCGACGCGGCTGCCTCGCGCGCTTATTACGCGGCGTTCAGCGCGGTTTCGGCGCTCTTCACGCAGCGCGGTCTCGCCTTCCGCAAGCACTCGCAGATCGAGAGCGCCGTGCATCGCGACCTCGTCCACGCCGGGCGCTGGGAGATCGGTCTGGGTGCCGACTTCTCCTTCCTCCGCAGCTTGCGGGCAACCGGCGATTACGGCGCCGCCATGCACGTGATCGGCACGGATGCCGAGGCGGCGGTCGAGTCCGCCAGACGCCTCCTCGCCGCCGTCTCGAACGAGGAACCGGCCCTGTTTCCGCTAGACGAAACGGCGTGAGCGCTGGCCGCGGCAGCGCTGAGAGCTCGAACTCCCTTTCGCGCGCTGTGCCGTCGCGACGCGATGTTGTAGAATCTCCCAGATGAGGGCGATGCGAGACAATAGGTTGATGGCGCTGGCGCTGGCGCTGGCTTTGCTCGGGTGCGGCGGGGCGGGGAAGGTGGCGCAATCCGCGCAGCCCGAGCAAACCGCGCAACCCGCGCAGCCCGCGCAGCCCGCGGTGGGCGCCGAGGTCGCGGCGGGTGGCGGGGGCGCGGTGACGGCGATCGATCCCCGTTGCGCCGGGCTCGATGGAGAGGCGCGTGCGGTCTGGAGCGCGAAGATCCGCGGCGAGCTGGACTTCTCGGTCCGGATCTTCGAGGGCGAGATCCTCGCCGCCGAGGCCGAGCTCGCCGTGGACCGGCTGGACGAGTTCACGAGCGCCTGGGTCGAGGCGTCCGAAGGGGCGTGCCGGAAGCACGCCGAGGCGGGGACCCTGGACGGCGAGGAGCACCGGGCGCTCGCGGCGTGCCTCGATCGCGCGCTCGAGACGCAGCGGGCGATCATCGCGGCGATGAAGACCGGCGGCAAGACCGCGATCGCGCAGGCGCAGACGCTCCCCGAGGTGATCCGGCGCTGCTCCGGGGAGAACGTCGGCGCGGGCGCGACGACCGACATGCGCGACAACCCGTTCGGCGGGGAGCCCTAGTAAACGGAGAGCTCGACGTCGTCGACGACCCAGCCGGTTTCCGCGCCGGATCGATCCGAACCGACAAGGAAGCGGGCCCTGAACCCCTCGGTCTTGAACGCGTCGCCTACCGGAACCGCGACCTCGGTCCACACGTTTCCCGGGATCTCTCCGGACCACGCGGCGTGGGTGTCGATGTCGGCGACCTCGCCGCCGCACGGGCCGCTGTAGTCGCCGTCGATCGTCCCCGTGTAGGCCTGCGACGGGGTGACGTCCTGCCACGTGAGGCCGCCGTCGTCCGACAGCTGGACCGTGCCGCCGTCCCGCCAGAAACCCGACGAATTGGGCTGGAACCTGTAGTGGTGGTGGAACACGAGCTCGACCGTCTGCGGCTCGCCGTCGCACACCGAGAGGTCGATCGCCGGCGACACGAGCTCCGCGGAAAGACAGCTGAGGTAGTCTCCCGAGAGCGTCGTCGCGAAGCACGACGATCCCGAGTGGCAAGCCTGATCCAGCGGATCGCCGAGCTGCCAGGGATCGGCGTCGTCGTCGAGCGCGCCGTGGGAGAACCCCTGCTCCCCGGATTCGAAGTCGAAGACCATGGCGGCGTCGGCGCAGGTCTCCGGGGTGATCTCCGTGTCCGCGTCCGTGTCGGAGTCGGTGTCGGTGTCGGAGTCGGTGTCGGAGTCGGAGTCGGAGTCGGTGTCGGTGTCCGTGTCGCTGCCCGTCTCCGAGTCGGTGTCGGGCGGGAGTTCCGACTCGTCGGAGTAGCACAGGCCGTCGCCGGAGACGTTGCAGATCCAACCGGGCGGACAGTCCTCGTCGCTCTCGCACGCGAGCTGGCCCTGGGGCGGGTCGACCGAGCAGCCGCAGAGGAGGGTCAGGAGCACGGGAAGCCGGACGGTTCGAATCGCCATCGCGTGTCTCATGATCAGAACCTTCCTGTTATCGTCAGGCCGACCGGTCCCGGTGCGACCTCGACCTCGACCGCCTCTTCGGCGCCGTCTTCCTTCTCGCTCTCGCCGCGGCGTCCGAGCGCGATCATCAAAGCACCCGCGCCGGCGAGCACGCCGGTCATGACGAACATCGCGGCCGCGCCCCCCCCCAGGCCCTTCATCTCTTTCTCGCTGGCTTGGAAGGTGTCGTAGTCGGGCGCATTCTCCGCGTCTCTTTTCGCGGAGCCGGCCGCGGCCGCCAGCACGATCCCCACGACGAGCGCCGCTCCGGACACGGAGACCGACACGATCCCGGCGGCGCGCAGCTTGTTCGCCTTGGTCGTCCCATCCTCCGGCGCGACCGGCGCCGGTTGCGGCTCTTCGGCCGGCGGCGGCGCGACGGGCTCGGGGGGCAGGATCCCCTGCGCCCGCTCGAGCGAGGTCACGAGATCCGAGAGCTCGTCGTCGAACTCTCCGCCGGGGTGCTGCTCGCGGAACTGCTTGAGGCTCGCGGTGGCGGCCGCCTTGTCCTCGACGAGGTTCGTCAGCTGGGCAACGTTGAAGACCGTGTTCCTGTGCGGGCTGAGGTACAGCGAGCAGAGGAACGCGTCGAGCGCCTCTTGGAACTGCGCCTTCTTGACGGCCTGCTCCCCCTTCACGAACCACCTGCCGGCCCAGCGCTGGGCGCGCTTCTCCGCCGCGGGCTTCGCGGGGCACACGTCGTCGCTGTACTCCTGTGCGCCGCCGATCGCGGGAGCGAGCGCGAGAACGGCGAAGATGACTGCCGCGAGCTTGACCACCTCATCCTCCGAACGGGTTCGACGCCAGCCCCGCCGCGTCCTTCGGGGACGCGGGCTCCTTCTGCGGGCCGGGTTTCGGCTTCTTCTTGACCGGCGGCTTCGCCGCGGGGGGCGGCGACTTCGAGTCGACCGACGGCACCGGGCGCGCGCTCGAGGCGGCGGGCTCGTCGGCCTCCTCCCGCACGGGCGCCGGGGGCTCCTGCGGCACGGGCTCCCGAGCGACGGCCGCGGCGGGCTCCCGAGCAGCGGCGCGCAAGGGCGCCTCGCGCGGCGAGGTCGTCGCCGTCGAAGGCGCGTCCTCCCCTCCGGCGAGGAGGGCGATCACGAGGACGATGGCGGCCACCGCGGCCAGGCACAGCGCCGCGATCGCCACCTTTCTCTTGTCGCGAGGTGACAGCGCCGCCGCGCGTCTTCCGATGGGCACCGGCTCCGGGGGAACGGACTTGAGGAGCTCGATCTCCAGCGCGCTCTCGAGCTCCGCGGTGATCGCGCGGGCCTGGGCCGCCCGGATCTCCTCCGCCGTCGGGCCCTCGGCGGCGATCGCCACCGCAGGGGTCGGCACGGGCGGCGGAGCGGGCGGCTTGGCGGGCTTCGGCGCCGCGGCCACGAGCGCGCTCGTCTGCTCGTCGTGCTTCTCGGCCGTCGCCAGCAGGTCGCCTATCACCGCGCTTGCGGACTGCGGCCGCTTCTCCGGTTCCTTGGAGAGCGCCGCCCGGATCGCGCCCACGAGCTCCGGCGGCATCTTCGCGGCCTCTGGCGGGAAGATCGGGTCCTTGAGGAGGATCTTCCCCGATATCGTTTCCTGATCGTTGCCGTCGAACGGCGGGCGCCCGAAGAGGCACAGGTACAGCAGCGCCCCCACGGCCCAGAGGTCGGCTCGGCGATCCACGCCGCCCTCCCCGAGGATCTGTTCCGGGGCGAGGTACCGCACGTTTTCGGGGAGCGAGTCGGCGCGCGCGCCGCCGGGGTACAGAAGGCGGACCTCGAGCTCGCCCTTCTCCGTCTTGTCCACGAACACGTTGTACGGGTTCAGGTTGCCGTGGAACGTGCCCAGCCCGTGGATCGCGTCGAGCGCGGAGAGGATCTGCAGCGCCGTGCCGGCCGCCGGGCCCGGGTGCATCTTCCCGCGCGACGCGACGATCCGGGCGAGGCTCTTGCCGGTCGGGGCGTCGCTCGTCACGAACCGCTGCGAGGCGTTCGGGAAGTACGACTGCCGGTGCGCGAGGACGTTCGGGTGCTTGAGCGCGGCCGCGTCCTTCTCGCCCTCGAGGCGCACCCCCTCGGCCAGCGCGAGGACGATGACGTTCTGGTTGGTCGCGACGTCGACGGCCGCGTAGATCGAGCCGGCGAGATCCTCGGACAGCCGCTCCCCGAGGCGGAACTTTCCGGCGATCGTCTTGCCGGTGAGGATCCTGTCCATCGCAGCGCCCATTCGCCTCCCCTGCACGGCCTTCTCGTCCTTCGTAATAGACTATTTCCTTTCGCGTTAGGGGTCGAAGAGAATTTTCGGACACGCGGGCGCTCCCGCGTCGCTCGCGCCGGTTGATCCCGGCGGCGCGAGCGCGGACAATGGCGGCGTGAAGATCGACTGCCACGTGCACATGCTCCCCTTCGGCGGGCGCTTCGGGGGCGCGGTCGCCGCGCGGGGCTACCGGGCGATCGGCGCCTGGGTGCTGCGGCGCAGGCTCGGGCTCGGGGGCGTCGCCGGCCCCGAGGAGCGGGAAGGGCGCTACGTCGACCTTCTCGCGGCGGCCGTGCGCGCCTCGGAGCTCGATCGCGCCGTGCTCCTCGCCCTCGACGCCGTGCACGACGCGAACGGCGGGATCCGGCTCGACCGGACGACGCTCTACGCGCC
The nucleotide sequence above comes from Pseudomonadota bacterium. Encoded proteins:
- the amrS gene encoding AmmeMemoRadiSam system radical SAM enzyme is translated as MDRDRRDLLRMLACAAAACPIAAAARAAAEEGGEPHRALFWEAAGDGNVRCKLCPRECTVADGQRGTCGVRENRGGVYYTLVHSRPCSMHDDPIEKKPLFHFRPGTNAFSLATVGCNLECRFCQNWEISQASPEEVPSDDVPPAQIVRHAQRLGSRSIAFTYSEPTVYNEYVRDVCDAAAGTGIGRVVISNGYIQAQPLKELLPKIDAIKIDFKAFSESFYSDVCGAHLRPVLDTLVRIREAGKWLELVMLTIPTLNDDPAEVKAMCRWIVQKLGPDVPVHFTRFHPMYKLMNLPSTPVATLERSRRIALDAGIRFAYSGNVPGHEGENTTCPQCKELLIRRAGFNVVENRIAGGKCPRCGYVVPGVWS
- a CDS encoding methylmalonyl-CoA mutase family protein, translated to MSDTGRERYRLKHQVRVVTATSLFDGHDASINIMRRLVQMGGAEVIHLGHNRSVAEIVEAAIEEDAQAIAVSSYQGGHNEFFKYMRDMLVERGAAHIRIFGGGGGVIRPDEIAELEAYGVERIYDPEHGRTMGLEGMIDDLLARCDFHTVNVPGSDDPTDRGASIPDPAKVTTADPAAVARLITMTEMGPEAYRLVAEGIRARAAAAEAPVVGVTGTGGAGKSSLLDEIVRRVRNDNPDKSIAILSADPSKRRTGGALLGDRIRMNAIHGPGVYMRSLATRGSGHELPDTIRDAIDVVKAAGFDLVLVETSGIGQGNTEIVDIANVSIYVMTSEFGAPTQLEKIDMIDFADIVAINKFERKGSEDALRDVRRQMRRSKNSFDVPLEELPIFGTIASKFNDEGVNGLYAGLVEAIARKTKAAFACRLPAERIARTSSQKSLIPVERIRYLGEIADTVRAYKACARDTAKLVRTRQHLATAKAELGGAFATPIDKKIADLEGRIPDEARALLDGWGGLQARYRGDVFKYTVRDKEFSVDLTSETLAGTKVPRVVVPDLADHGDRLEYLMLENVPGEFPYTAGVFPFRRQGEDPKRQFAGEGGPVKTNTRFHYLTANDPAKRLSTAFDSVTLYGNDPDARPDIYGKVGDSGVSICSLDDIKKLYAGFELCDPNTSVSMTINGPAPIMLAFFLNSAIDQQVDAFTRKEGRAPGPDELAKIRAWTLATVRGTVQADILKEDQAQNTCIFSTEFALKMMGDIQEFFIQNNVRNYYSVSISGYHIAEAGANPVSQTAFTLANGFTYVEYYLSRGFPIDAFAPNLSFFFSNGMDAEYTVIGRVARRIWAIAMREKYGANDRSQKLKYHIQTSGRSLHAQEIQFNDIRTTLQALLAFYDNCNSLHTNSYDEAITTPTEESVRRAMAIQLITLKEFGLSKNEHPWQGSYVAEELTELVEEAILSEFVRISERGGVLGAMETQYQRGKIQDESMLYEHQKHTGELPIIGVNTYLAADTANLIPRDLELRRATDEEKHEQIDNVRALQERNAAKIAESMAKLKQVALTGGNIFEQMMETARYASMGQITTALYEVGGQYRRNM
- a CDS encoding nucleotidyltransferase domain-containing protein, with the translated sequence MDPRRLLAEIRAALEERYGQRLHRVVLYGSLARGDETPDSDLDLLVVLSDSAAQTGEMRSAVNAVYPVLQRHSVFRPLHVVVAARQDYEDGGIALYRNVHREGIAA
- a CDS encoding HEPN domain-containing protein; its protein translation is MSEEAAALWLRAKSDLEAAKALSGLGFFDAAASRAYYAAFSAVSALFTQRGLAFRKHSQIESAVHRDLVHAGRWEIGLGADFSFLRSLRATGDYGAAMHVIGTDAEAAVESARRLLAAVSNEEPALFPLDETA
- a CDS encoding protein kinase: MGAAMDRILTGKTIAGKFRLGERLSEDLAGSIYAAVDVATNQNVIVLALAEGVRLEGEKDAAALKHPNVLAHRQSYFPNASQRFVTSDAPTGKSLARIVASRGKMHPGPAAGTALQILSALDAIHGLGTFHGNLNPYNVFVDKTEKGELEVRLLYPGGARADSLPENVRYLAPEQILGEGGVDRRADLWAVGALLYLCLFGRPPFDGNDQETISGKILLKDPIFPPEAAKMPPELVGAIRAALSKEPEKRPQSASAVIGDLLATAEKHDEQTSALVAAAPKPAKPPAPPPVPTPAVAIAAEGPTAEEIRAAQARAITAELESALEIELLKSVPPEPVPIGRRAAALSPRDKRKVAIAALCLAAVAAIVLVIALLAGGEDAPSTATTSPREAPLRAAAREPAAAVAREPVPQEPPAPVREEADEPAASSARPVPSVDSKSPPPAAKPPVKKKPKPGPQKEPASPKDAAGLASNPFGG